The region ACCAGCTGAGGCTCCCAGGATTGGCTGGCCATCTGGGGGCGGCACTGTGAGATAATTGGTGGGCCCACTGGGGTTTGGCTGTCCAGACACAAACCACTGATCATATGCTGCAATGCCGGACCTCTGGGCTTCCATTTCTGTAGGACACAAAAGGATAAATTAGTTCCATACAAATAAGTCCAGGTGCAAATTCCCTACAATAACACATGCTCAAAAATATAGCATTGGTTCCCAGCTCTGGAACACTCCAACCctgcatattgtcactgtcttATAAAACCTCATTGTTCATTATAAAGGAACTAACACATGTCtttatatgatttaaaaataatacctATTATcactttgtaattgtagaacaaaatcattttatctccaaaataaaggaaaaatatgaaatttgaatgtgATCAATTTCATGAGCCAAGCCAATTTCAACCCTTCCAAGTCAAACACATGGGTCAAAGGTTTAGAGCCAGTATAAATACAGATTTCACATTTCCACTTATTGCTGATATTTACCAGATGTTTTAATGATTTAACCTCAATAGTAATCTCAAACCACGAGAAAGCTCACAAATTTGACACATACTTTATAGTTCATAACCTGCAATAAAGCAATGTTTAGATATGGCTGTTACTGTGATGATGCTGTGTAGCACACAACAGAAGTGGGAAACTCTGACAATGTGGAAATACAGGAGAATGGTATTGTAAATGCAAGAACTTAAAGGTGTGCAAGTTATTGCAGAGCAGTCATTCTCAAAATCCCACCAAAGGAGGATACAACAAAAATGTGAATACCGCTCTCAGAGCCATGGCATTAAAGGCATATTTAATAAAGCTTCTAATTGTATTGAAGGTGGGATGTCAGCTAAGCTCTTGCTGAGTGGGAGTGGGTGTGTCGGaacaaagaaaacattaaaatatgtagGACGGGGCATTCCAGGACTAGGGTTGGGAACCACTGACGTAAGGCATAATACATTACACATGAGCATATGGCAAATACGGCTGGAAAAACCTGCTGAGTGCATACTCTAAAATGATATCATAAGTACAGAGGGAACACGGCCATGTTACAAGCACCCACATCAGAACAATATCTTACGGCAATGAAAGCCAGTCCAAACTGTATGATGTTGCCAGACTAACAGCTTTGGCAACATAAAAAGTGaaaatctgtgagtgtgtttagagtTTAACTCATGCATACTCCACAAATGCTGCAATGTCCTGTTCATACAAGagtttgtaagtgtgtgtgtctctttgtgGCTGTGTGGAGCAGAAGGTTTTGTTTAAGGATGAGTAATGAACTCTGCACAGAATGACTCAGAGGGTCATGGAGCTTTTTAATCAGATGGATGATTGGGCTGGGTGTTGTGGAAAACTCATGGCAGCCAAGCCAAGAACATAAACTGTCTTCGGTACTGACAGTGATCTACAATGCCTCCTTAAGCCATTCCTCAATTACTCAGCTCATGCTGGTAGCTGCTCAATCCTCGTTGCTGATGATGAATTTCATTCGCTCTGGCAAAACGTGCATTTGTTTTCCCATTCTTCTTAAGAGCAAAGAATGGGTTATGCACCATTTATTTCTAATAGGGAAAATGTTCTTCCCAATGAACAGTAAGTCAGAATGAAGGCTGGGGTTCCATAAATACCTCTGCTCTCTAAGAAACTGTCCCCTGGTACCTATTACGCAGAAATAGCTGAGCTGTCCTCTAATAGAAGCAGGTCTGTTTTGAAGGGCATGCTGACTTTGGGAATGACTCTAAAGTGACGAGGGCATAAGTCACTATGAGAGAAATAAGCTCAGGCTAATGATTAATAAAGACTTCAACTGAAAAGGTCCAGTGACGTCCAACATTAGTAAGTGGAACCAGATGCATAAagatcagatgtgtgtgtgtgtgtgtgtttgtaaggcCAGAGATGAGGAGAGTGATGAAGACAGGAGAACAAATGTGAATTATTAAACTAAATCATAGCTGTTTGTGGTTCTATGGATATAGGGCCAGTTTCCCAGACAGGAATTAAGCCTAGTCATGGAGTACATTTTCTGGAATTCTTAAATGGAAAATCACTAAAATTCTGTCTAGAtgaggactaggcttaatctctGTCTGGCACAACCCCTAACCTCTGTGTTGTAGGGAGACTGTGAGTTTGATCCTCAGTGACGCCACAGCCGTCCGTGGCTGGGGGTATTCCAGCAATTAATTCCTATACAAATTTTTAATAAACTCTAATCAAACTTGTCTTAAGGGCttatctttttttattaaatgttagcAAACACAGATATAAACTTTAGcagcagaacaaaaaaaaaattgaatccTGAAACATTGCCCCTTTCaaattcaaacaaacaaacaaacaaagctgaATGGACAAAGTTGGGTATATGCTTGATATGACAACCATGAAATGTGGTTCAAGGCAATATAACTGCTACCACTCTAGGCGGGATGGCTTTCCCTCTCCCCATTATTCAGCACTAAGCCAGTGAATAAGGCACTCTATTAGATGACGATTAAGCAGTTAGCGATTTTCACCCTTGCCGCTAAAATGACCAATGACATAACATTAGTTCAAAAAGGTGCGTGACTGGCCTCCCATATCTCGGGATGGAAGCACAAGCTAACTTTCAACCTCCCAGCTTTATGTAAAAGAAGGAGAATTATgtgggaaaaaaatcacacaaataacGCATAAGAATAAGAGATATGTGATGGAATAAAAACCCTCAAACCACAAAACCAAGATCACGTAGCATGGAATGGACTCATTAAAGTCCACTCCAAGAAACAAATAAGAACTGATTATCTTTCGCACACCAAAGAGCTTTGGGAAATCAAACATGTGTAAACACACATGCGCCCAGGACACATCCACATTCCATAAAATcaatactcacacactctctcacatatggtttgtgttttttcccaACCTCTAAATCGTAAATCAGGCTTGGGTCAGCTCCAGGCCCAGCTGTGCTGGAAAGAGAGCATGCTCCCCAGTGATCGATGGGAAAGAGATTCCAGCAGACTGCTGAGACTTTGCTCTGTGTTCTGGAAGCCAAAGCAACTTccatgaaaatgtttatttatttatttaacattacacttatatagtgcctttctagaatcccaaggatgctttacaatcaacactcagcattcaatccacacacaaactggcgagaagcggcacagcgtactctcgacaaGGAACGACCGcacacctggaggactgcattgggcactagggtttcagaacgccaatccatatctgggccacacatattcactcacacatacagacattcattcacacaccaagACAGTTATGAGAGAAGCCAAATCAGCTAAccaccatgtttttggactgtgggaggaaaccggagaccctggaggaaacccacacagacacggggagaacatggaaactccacccaaatgggacttgaacccaagatcccagcgctgagaggcgaacgtaCCTTGTACCATTGTATTTTTAGATCTACACTTATGGTCCAGTCCATGCACTACTGAATCCACTTCAAACTTCATCCTGAGTAGTTGTAGGCAAGAAGTGTGATAGTGACACCAGATGACAAATGTACATGTGATTACAAAACATTAGCCTCCTTCAGTGTTGTTTAGCTGGCTTAGCCACTTCACGTACATATACTCAAGTATCTAGCTAATTTACATCTGCGGTTCATTTCTCAACTTGTTACAATCCCTCGTGTTCTTATGACAAACTGTTTGTTATGGCAACCGATGGTAAACTGTACCAATGTTTTGTTTGCCCTTTGCTGTATTTTGCAATTCAAGCAGTGTTTTCTAAATCAAAAGCTGATGGGCCTTATAGCAAAGAAGAGCTGTTGTTCACAAAGGTATAATTCTGTGAAAAGCAACACTAAGAAACTGGATTTAACCCCTTTTTTCATTTTACggaatatacacacactaattTGATTGCTTAgtcacaagtgtgagtgtgacttaCCCCATCTCAGATTGCACTCAGAATctaatttacatttatgttgGAATTTCTCTCGTCCACCAGTAAGTTACTAACTACACAGAGATTGTCTTTGATCACttgttgtgttttttgactTGCGTAATATGCGATTAACACCATTATTATCCATGTCAGTCCCTGTTGCTCACCTGTCTGGACTCTTTAGGGTTGCATGGCTCTAGTCTGACCTTTGACCCTGAGGAGAATGCTGTGATGGCCAAGCAAAGGTCATGCTGGCGGATCTGTGGCTCTAACAAAGTCCATTTctgtgaaaaacaaacaaacaaaaaaagattaGATGGGTGAGACTGAGACTTaaatagacttttttttttcattttattttgtagctgtagaaatgtaatgtaacacacacacacacacacacacacacacacacacacataaataaaatgtacatatagTCACCTGTGAGGGGGGTATAAATGACCCACTTTTACATTCTGCCAGACCCAGATTGTCTGTGCTGTGGCTCTCCAGGCAGAGCCCACCCTGTTTCAGCAGACTGTATGTAACCTTCTGCTCTGGAATCCTGCCaaagacaaataaaaacacaaggcCGGAAACTGTTACATACCACAGATCATTAGCATACCATTACCTCATATTTTCTATGCTGCATTGTCCATTCTTTTACAGATATGGgacaaatgcaaaaaaaaaaaaaaagtagtattACAGAAAGAAGTTATCTGACATTCCCTCCTGACTGAGGCTGGCATGGTTGCTCCAGACACAGCGAGGCGGACTCACCTAAGTTCTGGGTACACGTTTTCCAGATACCAACGAAAAGAGTTACAGTTTAGCTTCCTTCTCAGTGCCAAGCGGTCTGCGATACTGAAGGAATAAATGCAGATAAGATGTAGGGAGTGATAAGAATCAAGGGACAAAACAAGATTTCCATTTCAAGATAGCAGACTACACTAATGCAATATATCAAAACCATGTTCAGatcatattttacaaatataagAGGATTAAAGAAAAGATCCCTGACCTTCCAAAGGCCTTGCCTTGAGCAGAGGGTCTAGCCGCATAGTAATACTGCTTATACTCATCCATCCAGACTTCAGCGGCTCGCCGTGTATTTCTATTCACATAAAGCAAACGGTCAGTGTCAGAACACACCTTAAATCTTCAAAATTGTAATAGGAGTAGgacaaaaaatatttacttttaaagGAAGTTAGTAAAGCAAAGATTTAAATATTATTCCAACAAgtctattcatcatgaaaatgtcacatattataaaataaagtgaaaaaatatatactgaaaTTTTATCAATTGAGAGCATTGTGCTTCATATAGTAAACACACTAAACTCACTTGATGTAAGTGAGAGCATTGCCTTCAGGGAAATCATAAGGGTGGCGTTTCCTAAAGACATGGCCCACACGACTGCAGGGTAGTATCTCTAAACTTCccccacacatccacacacgAAATGACAATTCTATAATAAATacaagagagagtgggagagaggagagagagagagtgagagagagttggGTTAAATAGATTGGATAAAGCAGTCATGCATTTCCCAAATCTAATTATCAAAGATTAAAATGGAGGTGAAAAGCAATAAAGGCCTGTGAACAGGATCTATGGGTATTAAAATTACACCAAGAACACTAATAAGGCAATATTTTTCGGTTTTAGCCAGCAGAGGGCTCTCAGCGcgcactctttctctctctctctctcacacacacacacacacacacacacacacacacacacaatcttgtcTCCGTGGTTTTCATtagacattacatagacttccattcatatATTAGAAATAAATACTACTAGCCTGACCCTAGACCTAACATACTTTTACATTAGACTGTCTTTAACCTTAAAATTTCAGCaccttaatattttatattaatatttacattatagGGACATAATTGTACGCCCATAAGAAAGACTTGTCCcacagtgtgaatgtgaaaaaagcttttggtccccacaatgtcatATACTATGcggaacacacaaacatacattgaTACATAGatacatacagacagacagatgggcagctagacagacagacagacacacacacacacacacacacaaaattattgtgcatatatatatatactcagaAGGAATCTGATCTTTATTATCTTTATCCCACTCTGGCGGCATTCGGCTTCAAACGACTCCAGATAATAGCAGCAGATTTCCCTGCTTCTGAAGTTCccataaataatacattaaacatTACACTGATGCTGAGAAGATTAATTGAAATGTCTAATATTTTGCAGGAGCTTGTTTATCAAATCTGACAGAATAGGCACACTATTACCATCTTTACATTTCTTCAAAGAAATTCTAAAAAATTCACTCAAGACATTCActcggcacacacacacacacacacacacacttggcagTGTATTTTAGCTAATTAACACTCACAAGGAATTGTGTCACTCATTCTCTGTTGGAGACATCACTTCCTCAATACCAACAAGTTCCATTCTTAATTTTCTCAGTAGATACAATGCAAGAGAATGTCGTCTGTGTCTGAACAAAacctttttttgtgttgttgccCAATTAAATATCTAGACTTTACATTATATAAAATCTTCACAAGTCATAAATTATAtaacacaataaattaatattaacttTGATTAACAATTTATAAGATATTTCCATCCTCctataatttttaaaagaacGTACAAACTTTTTAAAGAAAGTATTATTCTGACAATAtgctttttaataataatagcaagAGATGAATCACTGTCATGCTGCATGCTGGTCACACAAAGGAGTGTAGTGTATAAGCAGAAGAACGTCTATTGAACTCACCAAAGTTTTCACCACCCCAGATATCCATGTGTGTATCATACTGGCCCAGGTGATTAAACCAGCTTTTATCCATAACAAAGATTCCTCCAGCAATCACTGGAGTCCTAAAAGAACAAACTCAATTACATTCATTTCATTACAGTTGATCAGCCAGTAATTACATTTTCCCCCCTAGATGTTTCTAGATGTGAAATTTTCACTTATGTATATTTGTGTTCTGCTTTTCCTGATAcagaataattaaaaatatgcatGTATTGACAATTTGAACGGGATATTACAGGAATTATAGAAAGCTGCTGGTTGCACAGTTCTGTAAACCTCATACACAATTTCCTCACCTGATTGGCTGTGTCGGATCATTTCTTGCCATTTTCTGCTCAATAGGAATCTGTtcccatttaaaatgtaaactcCAGTCAaaccctgcagagagagagagagagagagagagagagagagagagagagagagagagagagagagagagagagagagagagagagagagagagagagcgcaagccGAATCAGtcacatttttctgtttttacaagCCATACAGGCCTTACATAAAGTCTTCACCcctgtaattttttaaaatcaattttgatacaaaaacacacacacacagcactggaaGATGTGCCCTAACACATGTCTGGTCAGCTGTATTTGCAGATTTCTTAATCATATTCTTGCTGTCAGAATTATGTACATTGAGATTACAGATCCTGCCCTCACCTCCTCTGAGGTCAGCTGAGGCTGCCAGGTATGCAAAGTTATCCAGGCTGATGACATCAATGATGGGACTAACAACGCGTGTATGGTCCTGggaaaatagaaaaaataaaatataataataataacaacaataacaaaatacTCCACAAAAACTTCTACAAGAATAAATTGTACAGCATAAAATAAAAGGAACTACACCCCTTTTCAATATCACAAAAATATCATATGGCTATAACatatgaaaataaagaaaatcatatTCATTTGAAAATCAGGATATATGATATTAGGTTTAATGATGagaattaatttaaacaaatcaaaTTATGAAGGACTTTGGCCTTCTACATGCTCTGTTTATGCAATAATGGCTCGATTAGCACAAAGCTGgacacatttataaacatgaAACACAAGTAATAATAGTGTAGGGTTTAATGCCTTTTGttgtaatttctttttaaatttggaCATTTCAGTACTGTTCAAAGCCCATTCAAAACCTATGTTTCTATATTCGCTCTAATCATTTTGTTCTCTAAATACAAACATATACAgatgtgttcatttttttcaCTTGTGGTCTGATTTGAGTTACATTAAAGAACATAACTGAATTTATTATATTCTGTATGTCCAGTCTTTAGCAGAGAGACTTTATATTTAATGATTTAAGCAGTTTTAAAATGCACCAAATtctgataaatatatttaaatcataCACACAGATATAATCTCCAAAAGCATAACATCATATGGGACactcaacagcagcagcacctgagtTGAAGGTCACAACACACTATGCTGTGCATTAGCCAGAAAAGTATAAAGCCGTCCATTATTGTGACAGCATCCAATAAAGGGATATTTGACCCACAACTAATTATTGGTCATTAAAATGTCATCTCAAATCTACATTTTTCTTGACAAATAGGTCTAATCTGCAGTCCGTGCAGGCCTGGGGCATAGCCAGAATAACTGCTGAAAAGACATGATCAGCAGCCATCTTGAGCTTTCAGTTGTAATATAAAGTCACATTAGGTGAAAATCTTCAGCCATATTCCTAGTGACACAAAGATGACTCAAATATAAAGTTCATGAATTTAGTTGGTTCCAGTGCAGACCAAGAAAAGCTCTATACACAGGCCTCTTCAGTTCCAGGTCATTGGCTAAATGCTGGTGCATGCTTACTAAAGTGAAGATGGGTTCATGCTCTATCACCCATTTCACTTGAGTGGATGAACATTTTATCCCCAGCAAGATTCAGTACAGTCTATTCGGGGGCCAAGGTCTATTTACAAAAATCTCTCCATGAAAAGAGTAAAGGGAAGAGGGATTAGTCTTGACGAGGATATACAGATAAAGTTGTCTGAGCTATACAGCAAATGAGGCAGAACAGAGAATGAaaatattatgtgtgtgtgcatttgttacaaattggccactttatcagaaatctgactgtagtccattttTTAGCTATGCACACTTTTCAGTTACCCTTTACACCAGTGGTCTCTAACCCAATAACCTGCCTGCAGTTACAGCCAGGATGTTTCCTGCATATTCTAGCAGAGCAACCAGTAACAATCCACTATGATGGTGTCACGTCTCTGCCAAGAATGACCCATGACCTAAAGGTCCTGTGGTGGAATAGTTGGAAAAACAAACTTATGAACTTCATCGACATGTACATATGCCCAGTTAATGTAGATACAGAATAGATGGCTCCCAACTCCCTCAATATACTTGTAACATACATTATTTTAACAAGAAGTGCTAAGAAACAAATTGGATTCAGAAACTTCCCACTGTCCATTGCTTTGTAACAAAAAACATTGCGGTCCACAGTCAGCTCATGTAGTGAGCTCTGATGTTTACTATAAATAATGAGTGCACCATAGATGATTGTAGTGCCTTCAAAATCATGGTGAATTCAACATCGGACATGCAGAGAAATATGGCTGACACACTCATTAGTGCCCTGAAATGTAAATAGTGAGCCATTCTGGATACAGTCAATGTCATTGTGTTGCTTTGTGAATGTTTATGTCAGTGTGCAGCACATAGGCCAGGATGTGTTAAATAAACCTAAATGAATATGATTCAGATTACAGTTGCTTattcaaaatgtgttttcaaTTAAAGTTTTGGTCCTTTTTAAAATGATCTGAACCTCTTTTTTCATCTCTGGGTGAAGTGTGTCATTGCGTGGTGAATCATCTACATACTCCAACATCAAATCCTCATTGGAACACAGTTCACAACAGCACTGTGCAGTAAACATATCCTGTAAATAAAAAGACTGCaaattcagtgtgtgttcactccccatacatttttctctttgttttctgtctGACATAATTCAGAGCAGGTCACAACCTttgctacataaaacaaaaaacacacttcaATAACAACAACCTACACATTTGCTAAAAAGACATGAGCTTAATTTTGAGCAGCTACATTTTGTGAATTCAGCTGAAAGTTGAATAAGAGCCTATGTTAAAACTTGCTTCAAGAGTGCAGTTAATTGCAGCTAACTGAGATgctaccgtgtttccccgaaagtaagacagtgtcatacattctttttacccccaaaagtcccactatgtcttactttcggggtatgtcttatattggtaaaaaatgtcgatttttgttttaaccataaaattaacatttattaacaacctgaacagtatgatattcaccataaaacagttttataaaagcaagtgccaagaatgtcttgttacaaccgtatcatgacggtatttccatgtataacatgtaaaacaatgaaaaacggtaagaacgaacagtttgaatatgttatactggaagataaaacagatttattccatgatcagagcggccaccagcggctgcacgtgagggcactgaggctgcgtgttggaccacggacaacattactgctgctcccgcggcctccacatccctccgcATCCCGCTCTAAccgtccgcatcccgcagttaatgcagcaaaaggtaccggtactatggcttatatttttccaacgtacagtttactatgtcttactttcggggtacgtcttacattagccgacccccctaaaacccacactgcgtcttactatcgggggtgtcttactatcggggaaacacggtagttTTAATAGTCAGTAAAAGTTtagtaaaatacatatttaaattaacaGTTCAAAGTTATCTAAGCCGTAAATCTTCCTTTCTCATGGTATAGAGATATGTATTAGAACAACAAAAAGCGTCATGTTGAAACATTTGAATATatacaatacatttttcaatatttgtataaaatattaaattatataggaGGATTCTTTGGGGATTCAGTAAAATGACTATCTCTTCCAAATCACATGGAGGCTATTCTTTAGCCAGGATAAATGTGAGCTACTTACATAAAATAgtgtaatattaaaacataacCTGAGGATTACAAACAGGTTATATATGTACTAAATTGTGTGCACACAGCTTCCCCAACTGAAAAGAATGAAATGAGgtcctctggagcagctacacatgagcctaaggttacCATGCCACACGGCTATTGTCAGTCAGGGAATATCATGTCACATTTTATTGGGCTGAGGAGCTGCATGTTCTGGAGTGACAGAATAATGTCCAAAACCTTTGGAATGTgttggagtgatgtttgtgatctagaactaataatccaacatcagtatctgacctcagtaTTTCTCTTATgatcttattaaatcctcacagaagtTTCTCAACAGCTAGGCACCTAGtttaaagccttcacagaaggGCCTTCTTTCACAAACTCAGTAAGTCATGATCACgaaaaacaaaacttttttttatggTATAAAATGAAGCTTCAGGGTTAATGCTGTAATGTGAAATATGAAATGACAACCAAAACACTACTAAGTCCTGTTAATATACTTAAAAGTTCATGTTAGATTTTAACCTATGTATATATTTTGCTCTCCCCAGTTTTTTTCAATACAGAATATGACGCTTTCTCCCTTTCCTCTCATCAAACCTTTCAGGTTCACTACAGAATGGCTGCAAAACAACTATGGCATTGTCTTTCTCATAACGCCTACTCATGGCACCTCTGTCACCCTGTAAATAAGGCTATTAATGTGTGGGGGTTTGTCTGTCTTGTGCTCATCGCTACAATTTCTTTCCATCTGACTGAATGTCATCAGCTCTACtggctcactgtgtgtgtgtgtgtgtgtgtatgagagagaggggaaggcaGAGGGCATGTCGTTCTGTACGGATCATTAGTTTGCTTGTGCTCCAGAGCCACGTGTCTAATTGCTGTTCCAGCATTGGCCTGCAGCTGATCTGCAGCCTCACACTGATCGGATTAATCAGGACAACCTCAGACAGAGCTGCAGCACCTGCTGATATACACCTGCTATTATCTCTCCTCATATACATGAATGACAGCTCCATTCAAACACTTAATGTACATGATCCCACAGGCCAACCTGTTCATAATCACCACCGCTTCAGGCTGCACCCCAGTATAGTACAGTTCAAAATGAACATTTCATAATTCAGAATCATTAAGCTCCATAATATAAATCCAATCTATTCGCAACATATGAAATAAATCCTCACCCCTTGTTCAATTCAACAAGTGCACTGACTGTCTAAAGGCAGTTTACCCTGTTTCATGTATGTCTATAGTTTGGAACAGGTGAatttaaagacacacacaatAGAAATGATAACACATTGcatgtaaaacattttacagaaaatttCAGTATAAATATTGCTTGAAAAACTTCTTTATATTAACTTTAAGGTAtgttattttaaacacattaagaattaAGTGCAGACTAGAGTTAGGAAACCTTGTGTTTCAAGATGTCTGAATCCTTAATCCTCCATAGCCTTGTACACACCCACTGTAAAATCTATATGAACTTGAGAAAATGAAGTGTGTACAACAACATGAGATAAGAGAAAACAGAAGGGCCTCGTCccctgtgtgagtgtatgaaagagACACTTCAGCTGCAGGGTGATTACACTGTCCTGCAGAGCATATTATATCATATATCAAAAAGAATTGAATATATATTGATGTGTattgaaaaaagagagaggctgCCTTGGAGCAGGGCTGTTCTGAAGGAGAATAGGACTGGAGAGGGTAACAGCCTTGTGGTGATTTAGTAAATTTTAACAaaggaggggagagggagaggttGTTTGGAGCAACTATGTGAGTCCAATGTTTGCTTCCCTCTTTCCGCCTCTCTGTCCTTTTGTTGGCTCGCTCCCCTCCCTCCATCTCAATCCCTTCCTCAATTCTCCCACTCCCATCTCTCTCATGACTCAGGCCATTTGCGAGTTTTAAGTGTCTCGAATACACAAAATGTCAAACTGCTCTTATCAGTAGCAGAGTTGCCCTCATAAGTCAAtttctgtgtgtgcgtttgtgctGCAAGTGCGAATCTTGGTTTGTTGAATATTTGTTTGTTGAAAGCAATCCCAACTGTCGATTTCCCACATAAAAATTAGAACCTGAATTTGGCTTACTTGCCAAGTGTGACATCACTTCTAAggaatttattttcacattgagGCAAGCATAGttacaataaacaaacagaaatacagaaataaaaagaaatagtaCACAgaaataactgtaaattcaaGTGAAAAATTAACAAAGCATTTAATccaaacacactttcataccattatatatacatacattcattaccTTTCCAAAGTCTGgaacatgtatgtgtgtgtgtgtgtgtgtgtgtgtgtgtgta is a window of Hoplias malabaricus isolate fHopMal1 chromosome 1, fHopMal1.hap1, whole genome shotgun sequence DNA encoding:
- the galnt16 gene encoding polypeptide N-acetylgalactosaminyltransferase 16; the encoded protein is MRRIRANAIAILTVAWILGTFYYLWQDNKPRTTASASASQPRATGGKIHGAKAGGGRLELHREDRTIPLIVTHPPKGEQQGQLLGTFDEKAYLASKQLKAGEDPYREHAFNLQESDRLGSERAIRDTRHYRCASMTFDHDLPSTSIIITFHNEARSTLLRTIKSVLLRSPPHLIQEIILVDDFSSDPEDCQLLSQIPKVRCLRNERREGLIRSRVRGASAASASILTFLDSHCEVNTDWLQPMIQRVKEDHTRVVSPIIDVISLDNFAYLAASADLRGGFDWSLHFKWEQIPIEQKMARNDPTQPIRTPVIAGGIFVMDKSWFNHLGQYDTHMDIWGGENFELSFRVWMCGGSLEILPCSRVGHVFRKRHPYDFPEGNALTYIKNTRRAAEVWMDEYKQYYYAARPSAQGKAFGSIADRLALRRKLNCNSFRWYLENVYPELRIPEQKVTYSLLKQGGLCLESHSTDNLGLAECKSGSFIPPSQKWTLLEPQIRQHDLCLAITAFSSGSKVRLEPCNPKESRQKWKPRGPALQHMISGLCLDSQTPVGPPIISQCRPQMASQSWEPQLVT